The Lycium barbarum isolate Lr01 chromosome 9, ASM1917538v2, whole genome shotgun sequence genome has a segment encoding these proteins:
- the LOC132609780 gene encoding ras-related protein RABA5b-like, with protein sequence MSSEEVGEEYLFKIVVIGDSAVGKSNLLSRFARDEFDHNSKATIGVEFQTQVVEIDGKEIKAQVWDTAGQERFRAVTSAYYRGAVGALIVYDISRKITFENIKRWLDELNTHCDTTVASMLVGNKCDLENIRDVSIEEGKNLAEEEGLFFIETSALDSTNVKTAFEIVIREIYKNVSRKVLNSDSYKAELSGNRVSLANGTDMSKQKASCCSR encoded by the exons ATGTCATCAGAAGAAGTAGGAGAAGAGTATCTTTTCAAGATTGTAGTAATTGGTGACTCTGCTGTTGGTAAATCTAACTTACTTTCCCGTTTTGCTCGTGATGAATTTGACCATAACTCTAAAGCAACCATTGGTGTTGAGTTTCAAACACAAGTTGTAGAAATTGATGGTAAAGAAATTAAGGCACAAGTTTGGGATACTGCTGGTCAAGAACGTTTTAGAGCTGTTACTTCTGCTTATTATAGAGGTGCTGTTGGTGCTCTTATTGTTTATGATATTAGTAGAAAGATCACTTTTGAGAATATCAAACGTTGGCTTGATGAACTCAACA CCCACTGTGATACAACAGTTGCAAGTATGCTTGTTGGGAACAAATGTGATCTGGAGAATATCAGAGATGTGAGTATAGAGGAAGGGAAAAACCTTGCAGAAGAGGAAGGATTATTCTTCATTGAAACATCTGCTCTGGACTCTACTAATGTGAAAACAGCCTTTGAAATTGTCATCCGTGAGATATACAAGAATGTAAGCAGAAAAGTTCTCAATTCTGATTCATACAAGGCAGAATTATCAGGCAATCGGGTTAGCCTTGCGAATGGAACCGACATGTCAAAGCAAAAAGCATCGTGCTGCTCCAGATAG